Genomic window (Phragmites australis chromosome 5, lpPhrAust1.1, whole genome shotgun sequence):
TACAAACATGGTGTATCGACAAATATGAAAAGAACTCCATATGAAAAATACCTCCAAAcaccactattatcacaatctTGTATCACTGCCTTCAGCTTCCATGAACAGCTTGTGTTCTCTAATGTACTCGATGACTTCATCACATGTAAGATACTTTATAGATAGAGATCTTCTTATGCAGTCTCTACAATTTAGTCATACATAAATACATCTCAATGTTCAAGAATAAATAATGTACAAGAATAGCATAAAATTATCTACAGGGATTATGTCTGTAAGGCTGTTGTTACCTTACTCTGGATGTACTGATCTGATTTGGCACAATCTCATCAACCGAAATGATGTTTTCCTGAAAAAGAGTTCAGAAAATGGATATATACATACAACATCAGGAAAAACCTATTCTACTTCCATGTTAAAATTCTCAAACTATAAGTTTGTACCCTGCATTCTTGAAGTATTTCACTGTTGGCTATCAATTTTCCAACATCTTTTCCTTCTCTGCGTATACAAATGACACCAAAGTCCTTGCATATGGCTCTGACCTAGAAACAGAAGTAGGACCATTAAGTAAGTTCACCCACAAGGGAAAATCGAAGAGCAACTAAACAGGACACCATAAGTttgccaaaaaagaaaagaaataatgcACAAGTTTTGTATGTTTGGGTTCTAAACTTCAAGATTAAACAGGACACCTGATCTGGAATCCAAACTCCTGGAGTGCTGAATGATTCAAGCAGGTCAGAACCACATAAAAGCATTACCATGAGGCTACCtgaaagaaaaatctttgtcGGTACATAATTGAATAGTTGATTACTTGATCACCGGCAAATAACATTTGTGTGGTCCAAAATTATGTGTTAGGGGAACGCTATGTTGGAACAGGCAATCCTTCATATATACCTTTGTCACCAAAACCATCCTTGCACAGAGAGTTTTGAATCCTCGAAAGAACAGTCAAAGTGCGTTGATAACCTTTCTGCATTGCCTATCAAGGACAAAGCATTGGATGCATGAAATGCTGCAGTACCCGAATATCCtattttacatagcaaaatgcAAAGAAACTTATGAACGAGCATGAAAAAATCAAGTTACCTCCCATGGATCAACCATCACAAAAGACGATCTTTCACACGCAAGTTCACAAAAGCGAATTCGGTGAGCAGCCGGTAAGAGGTCCTAATCAACTTCAAATCTGAATTTAGTTACAAGAAAAGCACCGCAATAGTTCCATATGTTTTTTGCAAGGTCACAATATACCCTCTTCCTATACGCATCATTCACCGGAGACATGTAGCCACCCAACACACCATACCCTCGCTGCTGCAGCTCATCTTTTGCCATCTCTAAATGAAGCACAAAAAAGAGAGAACACAATCTTTACTGCTCGCTCCCAACCTCAGGCAGTTCTCTGGGTATGAAAGCACTTAACGGGCAACTGAAATTAACAAACTTTTAATCTTACCAAACATACGCAGGTGCATGTAGGTGGGAGGATTGAAGCTCCCGGTGGCCACGAGCACGACACCACCTCGGTTTCCTCCGTCCCTGCCGCATCAAGAGAATCCGGGAATCAGATGACAGACGAGTCCATCCATCACGCGATCAAAACAAGCCAAGATcagatttttttctctctctacctgcTCAGTCCAACGGAGAGCTTCTCCTTCGGGAGAGGCACCTCCACTCCTACCTCTTCCATCGCCGGCGAGAGCAGAGCAGGCGGCGCTCGCCGTGCGAGGAGAATCGAGCTCGTCGCCTTGTCGGCCTCTGGACCGAAACGCTCGCACATGCCTATATGGGCCTAAATGGATCTGGGCCTATCAGCCACAGATAGGCCCATAAAGAGGACATGAGGCCCATGTAAGGCCCACCTGCTGACTAAACCTTCCGCCTGCTCTATAAAAGCTCGTCCCCTGCGCTCGCTAGGTTTTTGGTGGgttcctcggcggcggcggcggcggcaggcaaAGGAGCTCGAAGTCGAAATGGTGAGAGATCGGAGCACTATCTCTCGCGGCTGCGGCCTCGAATCCTTCTCGCCTAGATCGTATGAGCTGATCCTATGGCTTGTTGACGTGCACAGGGCAAGGGTACTGGGAGCTTCGGAAAGCGCAGGAACAAGACGCACACGCTGTGCGTGCGCTGCGGCCGCCGAAGCTTCCATCTGCAGAAGAGCACCTGCTCCTCCTGCGGCTACCCCGCTGCTCGCATCCGCAAGTGTAAGATCCCCAGATGCTTACACCCTTCCAAGTTCAGTTTCCTTGTGTTTGTTAGATTCGACGTGGACTCTGTAGTGTGGTGAGATATGGATGTGGAAGCGATGCAACAACCCGTGCGTGTTCCTGGGATCGCTGTTCTTACTTGCGTGAGATTATTCTAAATTAGATTCGATAGATACGCGTTTGGCATGTTTGCTATTTGATGAAATTGCTGCTAACTTTGTGATAAATTGCGTAGGATTTGGCTTGATCCGTGAGTAGTTATTGATTATTGGTGTGCTATGTTAGACTCACTGTAAAAGCAGCTATATTAATCTGAACCTTCATGAGCTTTTGCCTGCAGTCCTTAGGTTCACCATAAGCAGGGTATTGACTGTTTTTAGGATATTAGTACTAACTGGTATAAGGTTAATATAAGGTTAAAACTGATAGTTTTGTTGTTTTATTACATGTGTTGGCATGTACAGCGGCAATTTGCTGAATAGGTGTTCAGAGGATGTACTTTGGCATGTGGCTGCCTTTGGTCTGCCTTGTATACATGTTGTTGCGCTTGTATATTCCTTAAACAGACTGCTATGTTCTAGTTTTTTCTTTACTTCATCTTTGAACCATTCTTGTTTACAATTGTTATTGTTGATACCTGGTTAATTTCTATCCT
Coding sequences:
- the LOC133918136 gene encoding large ribosomal subunit protein eL37x-like, encoding PCKAHLLTKPSACSIKARPLRSLGFWWVPRRRRRRQAKELEVEMGKGTGSFGKRRNKTHTLCVRCGRRSFHLQKSTCSSCGYPAARIRKYNWSVKAIRRKTTGTGRMRYLRHVPRRFKSNFREGTEAVSRKGAAAGAN
- the LOC133920078 gene encoding nicotinamide/nicotinic acid mononucleotide adenylyltransferase-like isoform X2 — protein: MCERFGPEADKATSSILLARRAPPALLSPAMEEVGVEVPLPKEKLSVGLSRDGGNRGGVVLVATGSFNPPTYMHLQMAKDELQQRGYGVLGGYMSPVNDAYRKRDLLPAAHRIRFCELACERSSFVMVDPWEAMQKGYQRTLTVLSRIQNSLCKDGFGDKGSLMVMLLCGSDLLESFSTPGVWIPDQVRAICKDFGVICIRREGKDVGKLIANSEILQECRENIISVDEIVPNQISTSRVRDCIRRSLSIKYLTCDEVIEYIREHKLFMEAEGSDTRL
- the LOC133920078 gene encoding nicotinamide/nicotinic acid mononucleotide adenylyltransferase-like isoform X1, translated to MCERFGPEADKATSSILLARRAPPALLSPAMEEVGVEVPLPKEKLSVGLSRDGGNRGGVVLVATGSFNPPTYMHLRMFEMAKDELQQRGYGVLGGYMSPVNDAYRKRDLLPAAHRIRFCELACERSSFVMVDPWEAMQKGYQRTLTVLSRIQNSLCKDGFGDKGSLMVMLLCGSDLLESFSTPGVWIPDQVRAICKDFGVICIRREGKDVGKLIANSEILQECRENIISVDEIVPNQISTSRVRDCIRRSLSIKYLTCDEVIEYIREHKLFMEAEGSDTRL